From one Hemitrygon akajei unplaced genomic scaffold, sHemAka1.3 Scf000177, whole genome shotgun sequence genomic stretch:
- the LOC140724245 gene encoding probable G-protein coupled receptor 139, producing the protein MAIVILSRGKCGLSKGITCYMLAMAVADLMVVIIEVAFYQIIEAYGAYWLQPSVPFCLVHYVLCHVALDCSVWLTVAFTFDRFVAICWLKIQTKYCTPRVAGIVIGTICVAFCLQNVPYYFLHQQRVIIYTEQCDIKGALHMIPEFEWFYWVDRLLYPLLPFFLILSLNVLTVRQILASSRVRRTLRGHGNSERLQDPEIKCRRQSIVLLFTLSANFLICWATATLVFIILLCLSTELETSILLFLSRRAGTVLQLFSSCINTFIYAVTQTKFRQQLRSATLSPVHLLVKIGRKCKARS; encoded by the coding sequence ATGGCGATCGTGATACTCAGccgaggaaagtgtggtctctccaaaggtaTCACTTGCTATATGTTGGCGATGGCCGTGgccgatctaatggtggtgatcatCGAAGTCGCGTTCTACCAGATTATTGAAGCGTACGGAGCATACTGGCTTCAGCCATCAGTTCCGTTCTGTTTAGTCCACTACGTCTTGTGTCACGTGGCTTTAGATTGTTCCGTGTGGCTTACAGTagcgttcactttcgatcgctttgtggccatttgctggtTGAAGATTCAGACAAAGTACTGTACTCCACGAGTTGCAGGAATAGTTATCGGCACCATCTGTGTGGCTTTCTGTTTACAGAACGTCCCTTATTACTTCCTGCATCAGCAACGCGTAATTATTTATACGGAACAGTGCGATATCAAGGGAGCTCTTCACATGATCCCAGAGTTTGAGTGGTTTTACTGGGTGGACCGTCTGCTCTATCCGCTgctccctttcttcctcattttgtccCTCAACGTTCTGACCGTCCGACAGATCCTGGCGTCCAGCCGAGTCCGCAGGACACTCAGGGGTCATGGAAATAGCGAAAGGCTGCAGGATCCAGAGATAAAGTGCCGGCGCCAGTCTATCGTTCTGCTCTTCACCTTGTCGGCGAATTTCCTCATCTGCTGGGCGACTGCTACCCTGGTCTTCATTATATTGCTGTGCCTCTCCACGGAACTGGAAACTTCCATCCTACTCTTTTTGTCGCGGCGGGCGGGGACAGTGCTTCAGCTATTCAGCTCCTGCATAAACACATTCATTTACGCTGTGACCCAGACCAAATTCAGGCAGCAGCTGAGGAGTGCGACGCTCTCTCCCGTTCATTTGCTTGTTAAAATAGGAAGGAAGTGCAAAGCGCGCAGTTAA